One genomic region from Reichenbachiella ulvae encodes:
- a CDS encoding ferredoxin--NADP reductase — protein sequence MFGLFKKKKKNTIDSTNLQLTIKEVVKETDDAVSIVFEEPESGPIQYQPGQYLTLIDTIDGKKVRRAYSLSSSPALQENPTVTVKRVENGLMSNHVNTNFEAGKTIEVMAPMGSFVIEIKPEIKKHLYLFGGGSGITPLMSITKTVLKTEAESKVTLLYANRDEKSIIFKSKLEELQSEFGERLEVIHFLENAPADWSGYTGYMTYDAIKESLDKTKDETFSTVHYMTCGPEPMMNIVTETLESLSINMDHFHKESFTPTNTTEPAAASDASSDQTVKINLDGETHEVLVPAGTPILEAGLDAGIDMPYSCQSGLCTACRAKVVSGEVENENADGLTDGEKAQGYVLLCVGHAASEGIEVEVG from the coding sequence ATGTTCGGATTATTCAAAAAGAAGAAAAAAAACACTATTGATTCTACTAACCTTCAGCTCACTATCAAAGAAGTGGTGAAAGAGACAGATGATGCAGTGAGTATTGTTTTTGAAGAACCCGAATCTGGACCGATTCAGTATCAGCCAGGACAATACTTGACTTTGATCGACACGATCGATGGCAAGAAAGTAAGACGTGCCTACTCACTGAGCAGTAGCCCTGCTTTACAGGAAAACCCTACAGTAACCGTCAAACGTGTCGAAAACGGCCTGATGTCCAACCATGTCAACACCAACTTTGAGGCCGGCAAGACAATTGAAGTCATGGCGCCTATGGGCTCCTTTGTGATCGAGATCAAACCTGAAATCAAAAAGCATCTATACCTTTTTGGAGGAGGTAGTGGTATCACTCCTTTGATGTCTATCACTAAAACCGTCCTAAAAACTGAAGCAGAAAGTAAAGTCACCTTACTCTATGCCAATCGTGATGAAAAATCGATCATATTCAAATCCAAGTTAGAAGAATTGCAATCAGAATTTGGTGAGAGATTAGAAGTCATCCATTTCCTGGAAAATGCACCTGCAGATTGGTCTGGCTACACGGGTTACATGACTTATGATGCGATCAAAGAATCGCTTGACAAGACAAAAGATGAGACGTTTTCTACTGTCCATTACATGACCTGTGGTCCTGAGCCGATGATGAACATTGTCACAGAGACTTTAGAGTCTTTGAGCATCAACATGGATCACTTTCATAAAGAAAGTTTCACCCCTACTAATACAACAGAACCTGCCGCTGCTTCAGATGCATCGAGTGATCAAACTGTAAAAATTAATTTGGATGGCGAAACACATGAAGTTCTTGTACCTGCAGGCACTCCTATTTTAGAAGCGGGTCTGGATGCAGGAATCGACATGCCGTATTCTTGCCAAAGCGGACTATGTACTGCCTGTAGAGCAAAAGTAGTAAGCGGAGAAGTCGAAAATGAAAATGCAGATGGACTGACTGATGGAGAAAAGGCACAGGGATATGTTCTGCTCTGTGTAGGTCATGCAGCATCCGAAGGAATCGAAGTTGAAGTGGGTTAA
- a CDS encoding FeoB-associated Cys-rich membrane protein, translated as MIQNILVILLFLAAIGYIARRYLFKSPKDTGCAKGCNNCGEAQQQ; from the coding sequence ATGATTCAGAATATCCTTGTCATTCTATTATTTTTGGCCGCCATAGGCTACATCGCCAGAAGGTATCTTTTCAAATCACCTAAGGATACAGGCTGTGCCAAAGGCTGTAACAACTGCGGAGAAGCACAACAACAATAA
- the rsmI gene encoding 16S rRNA (cytidine(1402)-2'-O)-methyltransferase, with translation MNLESSLYLVPTPIGNLQDITLRALETLKSVDVILAEDTRTSGVLLKHFEIKKPLKSYHIHNEHKLIEQLTDSMKQGQKMALISDAGTPAISDPGFLLVRACIQEDLKVECLPGATAFVPALVNSGLPSDKFTFEGFLPQKKGRKTRLESLEEESRTMIFYESPHRLVKALGQFAEHFGADRQASVSREISKLHEETARGSLEELIAHFGDRKIKGEIVVVVAGK, from the coding sequence ATGAATCTGGAATCTTCGCTTTATCTCGTCCCCACTCCTATCGGCAATTTGCAGGACATCACCCTCAGGGCCCTGGAGACCCTCAAAAGTGTGGACGTGATTTTGGCAGAAGACACACGCACCTCCGGTGTGCTTTTGAAGCATTTTGAGATCAAAAAACCGCTCAAAAGCTACCACATTCATAACGAGCACAAACTGATCGAGCAACTGACCGACAGCATGAAACAAGGACAGAAAATGGCCTTGATTTCAGACGCAGGAACACCCGCCATTAGCGACCCGGGATTCCTATTGGTTCGTGCATGCATACAAGAGGATCTGAAAGTAGAATGCCTTCCTGGCGCAACTGCTTTTGTTCCCGCTCTGGTCAATTCGGGTCTTCCCTCGGACAAGTTTACCTTCGAGGGTTTTTTACCACAGAAAAAAGGCCGAAAAACCCGACTCGAGTCACTCGAAGAAGAAAGTAGAACCATGATCTTTTATGAATCTCCGCATCGTCTTGTCAAGGCATTGGGGCAATTTGCAGAGCATTTTGGAGCCGACCGTCAGGCATCAGTCAGTAGAGAGATATCTAAGTTGCATGAAGAAACAGCCAGAGGTTCACTAGAAGAACTCATCGCTCATTTTGGAGACAGGAAAATCAAAGGAGAAATCGTAGTAGTAGTAGCAGGAAAATGA
- a CDS encoding 4a-hydroxytetrahydrobiopterin dehydratase, which translates to MWYEEENKLVKIFTFKNFTEAFGFMTKVAIVAEKMDHHPEWSNVYNKVTIKLSTHDAGDVITDKDRALADAIDEL; encoded by the coding sequence ATGTGGTACGAAGAAGAAAACAAACTAGTCAAGATATTCACCTTCAAAAACTTTACAGAGGCTTTTGGCTTCATGACCAAAGTCGCTATTGTTGCAGAAAAGATGGATCACCATCCAGAATGGAGCAATGTCTACAACAAAGTCACGATCAAACTCAGCACGCATGACGCTGGAGATGTGATCACAGACAAGGATCGGGCATTGGCTGATGCCATCGATGAATTATAG
- a CDS encoding inositol monophosphatase family protein yields MNLAHITEEVVKLSIQVGEFIRTESRSFDSERIEHKGKNDLVSYVDKESERRIVEGLKKILPEAGFITEENTVAEEEDKELKWIIDPLDGTTNFIHGLPSYSTSIALAKGEVLLVGVVFDINHYDCFHAYLGGGAYCNDKKIEISKARTISESLIATGFPYTNFDKMDAYLAALKDLMKESHGLRRMGSAAVDLVYTAMGRYEGFFEYDLKPYDVAAGALIVQEAGGTVTNFSGGKDFLFKREIVAAGHIHAEFLDVIKKYW; encoded by the coding sequence ATGAATTTAGCACACATCACAGAAGAGGTAGTCAAACTATCCATCCAGGTAGGAGAATTCATCAGAACAGAAAGTAGAAGCTTTGACAGTGAGAGAATAGAACACAAAGGAAAAAATGACCTGGTGAGCTATGTCGACAAAGAATCTGAAAGAAGAATTGTAGAAGGGCTAAAAAAGATATTGCCAGAAGCCGGTTTCATCACCGAAGAAAACACGGTGGCTGAAGAGGAAGACAAAGAACTCAAATGGATCATAGACCCACTTGACGGCACCACCAATTTCATCCACGGCCTTCCCAGCTATTCTACCAGTATTGCACTGGCCAAAGGAGAAGTACTTTTAGTAGGAGTGGTCTTCGATATCAATCACTACGACTGCTTCCATGCCTATTTGGGTGGAGGTGCCTACTGCAACGACAAGAAAATAGAAATATCAAAGGCCAGGACGATCTCAGAAAGTTTAATTGCAACCGGTTTCCCCTATACCAATTTTGATAAAATGGATGCCTACCTGGCAGCACTTAAAGATTTGATGAAAGAATCCCATGGACTCAGACGAATGGGAAGTGCAGCCGTGGATTTGGTGTATACTGCAATGGGGCGCTACGAAGGGTTTTTCGAATACGACTTGAAGCCATATGACGTAGCTGCCGGAGCACTCATCGTACAGGAAGCTGGCGGAACTGTCACCAATTTTTCAGGCGGAAAAGATTTTCTTTTCAAAAGAGAAATAGTCGCCGCAGGACACATCCATGCAGAGTTTTTGGACGTAATCAAAAAGTATTGGTAA